In the Ipomoea triloba cultivar NCNSP0323 chromosome 6, ASM357664v1 genome, one interval contains:
- the LOC116023053 gene encoding cellulose synthase A catalytic subunit 2 [UDP-forming]-like → MDTKGRLIAGSHNRNEFVLINADEIGRVTSVKELSGQICQICGDEVEITVDGEPFVACNECAFPVCRPCYEYERREGNQACPQCKTRYKRIKGSPRVEGDEEEDEFDDLDHEFDYPEHMTEAALAARFNGGLGVNGHGTTPSEVDPSAVDSKVPLLTYGEEDDGISADKHALIIPPFMSRGKKVHPVPFSDTASVTSLPPRPMDPKKDLAVYGYGTVAWKERMEEWKKKQSDKLQVVKHEGDKGGDELDDPDLPKMDEGRQPLSRKLSIPSSKLSPYRLIILLRLVVLGLFFHYRIRHPVNDAFGLWLTSIICEIWFAVSWIFDQFPKWFPIVRETYLDRLSLRYDKEGKPSGLAPIDVYVSTVDPMKEPPLITANTVLSILAVDYPVDKVSCYVSDDGAAMLTFEALSETSEFARKWVPFCKRFNIEPRAPEWYFSQKMDYLRNKVDPAFVRERRAIKREYEEFKVRINGLVAMAQKVPEDGWTMQDGTPWPGNNVRDHPGMIQVFLGHDGVRDIEGNELPRLIYVSREKRPGFEHHKKAGAMNALVRVSAVISNAPFMLNVDCDHYINNSKALREAMCFMMDPQSGKKICYVQFPQRFDGIDRHDRYSNRNVVFFDINMKGLDGIQGPIYVGTGCVFRRQALYGYDAPKKKKPPGKTCNCWPKLFCCCCRSRKNKKAKSKDKKKTKSKDSSPQIHALENIEEGIEGIESEKASLMPQIKLEKKFGQSPVFVASTLLEDGGIPPGTTSASLLKEAIHVISCGYEDKTEWGKEVGWIYGSVTEDILTGFKMHCHGWRSVYCMPKRPAFKGSAPINLSDRLHQVLRWALGSVEILLSRHCPIWYGYGCGLKPLERFSYINSVVYPLTSVPLIVYCTLPAVCLLTGKFIVPEISNYASILFMSLFISIAATSVMEMQWGGVSIDDWWRNEQFWVIGGASSHFFALWQGLLKVLAGVNTNFTVTSKAADDGEFSELYIFKWTSLLIPPMTLLIINIIGVIVGVSDAINNGYDSWGPLFGRLFFALWVIVHLYPFLKGLMGKQNGVPTIIVVWSILLASIFSLLWVRINPFVSRDGLVLEVCGLDCE, encoded by the exons ATGGACACCAAAGGGAGGCTGATTGCTGGTTCACATAATAGGAATGAGTTTGTGCTCATCAATGCTGATGAGATTGGAAGG GTGACTTCTGTAAAGGAGTTAAGTGGGCAGATTTGCCAGATTTGTGGAGATGAGGTTGAGATTACTGTAGATGGAGAGCCATTTGTTGCTTGCAATGAATGTGCATTCCCTGTTTGTAGACCCTGCTATGAATATGAAAGGAGGGAAGGGAATCAAGCTTGCCCTCAATGCAAAACTCGGTACAAGCGCATAAAAG GGAGTCCCAGagttgaaggagatgaagaagaggatgaatttgatgatttAGACCATGAGTTTGATTACCCTGAACACATGACCGAGGCGGCACTTGCCGCTCGCTTTAATGGCGGGCTTGGTGTCAATGGTCACGGGACTACCCCATCGGAGGTAGATCCATCTGCCGTTGACTCAAAAGTCCCTCTACTTACCTACGGTGAAGAG GATGATGGAATTTCAGCGGACAAGCATGCTCTTATCATTCCCCCATTTATGAGCCGTGGAAAGAAAGTTCATCCCGTACCATTTTCTGATACGGCATCTGTGACAT CATTGCCGCCTCGGCCTATGGATCCAAAGAAAGACCTGGCTGTCTATGGATATGGCACCGTTGCATGGAAAGAAAGAATGGAGGAGTGGAAGAAAAAGCAGAGCGATAAACTACAGGTTGTTAAGCATGAAGGAGATAAAGGCGGTGATGAGCTGGATGATCCGGATTTGCCTAA GATGGATGAAGGCAGACAGCCACTTTCAAGAAAGTTATCAATCCCATCGAGCAAACTAAGTCCATACAGATTAATCATTTTACTCCGTTTGGTGGTTCTTGGGCTCTTTTTCCATTATAGAATCCGCCACCCTGTCAACGATGCATTTGGATTGTGGCTGACGTCTATTATCTGTGAGATATGGTTTGCTGTATCCTGGATATTTGATCAGTTCCCGAAATGGTTCCCTATTGTGCGAGAAACATACCTAGATAGGCTGTCACTAAG GTATGACAAAGAAGGGAAGCCATCTGGATTAGCCCCGATAGATGTATATGTGAGTACAGTGGATCCCATGAAAGAACCTCCGCTTATTACTGCAAATACTGTCCTCTCCATCCTTGCCGTAGATTATCCAGTCGACAAGGTGTCATGCTATGTCTCGGACGATGGTGCTGCCATGCTTACTTTCGAGGCCCTATCTGAGACATCTGAATTTGCGAGGAAATGGGTTCCATTTTGCAAAAGATTCAACATTGAGCCTCGGGCCCCCGAGTGGTATTTTTCTCAGAAGATGGATTATCTGAGGAACAAAGTGGATCCTGCTTTCGTGAGGGAACGTCGTGCGATTAAG AGAGAGTATGAAGAGTTTAAAGTTCGTATCAACGGGTTGGTTGCCATGGCACAGAAGGTACCCGAAGACGGATGGACCATGCAGGATGGTACTCCTTGGCCCGGGAACAACGTTAGGGATCATCCCGGAATGATCCAG GTTTTCTTGGGCCATGATGGTGTCCGCGACATCGAGGGCAATGAATTGCCTCGTCTTATTTACGTTTCTCGTGAGAAGAGGCCTGGTTTTGAGCACCACAAAAAGGCCGGTGCCATGAATGCATTG GTCCGGGTTTCAGCTGTCATCTCAAACGCTCCTTTTATGCTCAATGTGGATTGTGATCACTACATCAATAACAGCAAGGCGCTCCGAGAAGCTATGTGCTTTATGATGGACCCCCAGTCCGGGAAAAAGATATGCTACGTGCAGTTTCCACAACGATTTGATGGTATTGATCGGCACGATCGATACTCAAATCGTAACGTTGTCTTCTTTGAC ATAAATATGAAAGGACTTGACGGGATTCAAGGCCCAATATATGTCGGGACTGGTTGTGTCTTCAGGAGGCAAGCTCTTTACGGATATGATGCCCCCAAGAAGAAGAAACCTCCGGGCAAAACATGCAATTGTTGGCCGAAactgttttgttgttgttgtcgatCTCGAAAGAATAAGAAAGCCAAATCCAAGGACAAAAAGAAGACTAAAAGCAAGGATTCTTCCCCGCAGATTCATGCTCTGGAAAATATCGAGGAAGGAATTGAAG GAATTGAAAGCGAAAAAGCATCACTCATGCCCCAAATAAAACTCGAGAAGAAATTTGGCCAATCACCGGTTTTTGTTGCTTCAACACTTTTAGAGGATGGTGGTATTCCTCCGGGGACAACATCGGCATCCCTTCTAAAAGAAGCCATTCACGTCATCAGTTGCGGTTACGAGGACAAAACAGAATGGGGCAAAGAG GTTGGATGGATTTATGGATCGGTTACTGAGGATATCTTAACGGGCTTTAAAATGCACTGCCATGGCTGGAGATCTGTGTACTGCATGCCCAAACGACCCGCTTTCAAGGGGTCAGCTCCCATTAATCTTTCGGATCGTTTGCACCAAGTTCTTCGATGGGCCTTGGGATCCGTCGAGATTTTGCTGAGCAGACATTGTCCAATTTGGTATGGATATGGGTGCGGTCTGAAACCTCTCGAGCGGTTTTCCTATATAAACTCCGTCGTTTATCCATTGACCTCCGTTCCTCTGATTGTATATTGTACATTGCCGGCTGTCTGCCTACTCACCGGAAAGTTCATCGTTCCTGAG ATCAGTAACTACGCGAGCATTCTATTCATGTCTCTCTTCATATCCATTGCTGCTACGAGCGTCATGGAGATGCAGTGGGGAGGCGTTAGCATAGACGACTGGTGGAGGAACGAGCAGTTCTGGGTGATCGGGGGTGCCTCGTCCCACTTTTTTGCGTTATGGCAAGGTCTCCTCAAGGTCTTAGCCGGTGTCAACACGAACTTCACGGTCACGTCCAAAGCAGCAGACGACGGGGAGTTCTCCGAGCTTTACATCTTCAAGTGGACGTCTCTGTTGATCCCGCCCATGACCCTCCTCATCATCAACATCATCGGTGTCATAGTTGGCGTCTCGGACGCCATCAACAACGGGTACGATTCCTGGGGCCCGCTATTCGGCAGGCTTTTCTTCGCCTTATGGGTCATTGTCCATCTATACCCTTTCCTCAAAGGTCTGATGGGGAAGCAAAACGGGGTTCCAACCATTATCGTAGTGTGGTCCATTCTCCTCGCCTCCATCTTCTCGCTCCTATGGGTCCGAATCAACCCCTTCGTCTCGAGAGACGGGCTCGTGCTAGAAGTATGCGGGTTGGATTGCGAGTGA